CCTTTCTCGCGAATTATTTGAATTGCCGCAACTTTTTTATATAACGCCAATGACCTCCCAGTCAGTATAATGCGGGGAGTGCTGGGAATGGACACCAGAGAACGGATATTGAAAGCTGCAAAGGAACTCTTTGCCGAGAAGGGCTACGATAAGACTACCGTTGATGAAATCGTCGAGAGGGCGGGGGTTGCTAAGGGTACTTTCTACAACTACTTTAAGAGTAAAGAAGAGCTGATAAAAATCGTTGCTCTCCAGTCCCTGCCGTACTCAGCAATAAGGGAGGAGCTCGAGAAGGAGTACGAGAGCCTTACGGAGTTTCTTCACAGTATTGCGAAGGCGTACATAGTATATTACTGCGACCCTATCTTGCGGTCCCTCTTCTTCTACACGCTGGCGGTGAGGAGCAAAATAAAAGAGGTTGAGGAAATCCACAGAACATTCTGCACAGAGGCGATTTCCAAGGGTGCCAAGAAGATATCACAGCTCGCAAACGTGGATGAAAAAACTGCCATGGTGGTTTTTAAGGCGTTTTATGGTGCCCTCTTTTCGAGATTGGTTTTTGCTGAATATTCGTGCACCCCGGATGTGGATTACGTTTCGGAACTCATTAAGTTAATAGAGAAAAGTTTGAAAAACTAGGGTGTTGTTGTGAATAATTTTTTGCATAATCCATTTTTTTCTTGAGCATCTTTGTGCATTTGAGTGCTGTTGTCTGGGGTTGGTAAACGTAATCACTAAACAAATCCGTTTTCATATGGGAAATCTGTTTAACTTAAGGATGCTCTTTTGTGTTCATCTCGTTATTGTGGTTCAAAGTGCAGCTCCATATACGCGAATTGTTACTCATTTTAGCATTCTCATACTGATCTGAATAATATGATTTTGGTAGATAACAAAATCTGTACTTTTTGTTACTAATTGACCAAATGGTCATGGATTTGCACTAAAAAATCAACTATGTGCACAACACAAAGTTAAGGAAAATTATTTAAATGATTCATTACTCACTGCGTTCGAGTAAACTGACCAGTCAGTCATAGCCGACTTGGGTGGTGCATATGGCAGAGAAGTTGGTGCCAGTGGTCTGCCCGTGGTGTTCCGTTGGTTGTAGGTTCTACATAGTAAATGTGAATGGATACCCCAAGAAAATTGAGTTTGACTACGAACATGACACCAGGAACCACGGCAAGCTCTGTCCCAAAGGTGTTTCCTCATTCCAGTATCTCAGGCACCCAGACAGGCTTAAGAAGCCTCTCAAGAGAGTCGGAGAGAGAGGCGAGGGCAAGTTCGTCGAGATAAGCTGGGAAGAGGCAATTAGAGAAATCGCCCAGAGGCTCAAGGAGATCAAGGAAAAGTACGGCCCGGAAGCTCTCGCTTTTCTCGGAAGTGAAAGATGTTCCATAGAAGAGAACTACGTCCTCCAGAAGCTAGCTAGAGCTTTGGGAACGAACAACATCGAGTATGTATGTAGGATGTGCCAGTCAACAGCTGTTGCAGGTAAAGGAATGGTTCTCGGACATCCTGGCCTGACGAACCCATTCGAGGACATCCTTAAGGCTAAGGTCATCGTCCTCTGGGGATACAATCCAGCCGCAACTAATCCGGTTTTCTTCGGCCAGTACATTGAGAAAGCAATCCTTGACAACGGTGCCAAGCTCATCGTGATTGACCCGAGAAAAACGAAAACAGCCAAGTACGCGGACATGCACCTGCAGCCATATCCTGGAACCGACCTTGCCATTGCCTTGGCTATGCTCAACGTCATAATCACCCAGGAGCTCTACGATAAGGACTTCGTGGCAGAGCGTGCAGAAGGCTTTGAGGAGCTCGCCAAGACCGTCGAAAAGTACACTCCAGAGTGGGCCGAGAAAGTCAGCGGCGTTCCGGCCGAGCTCATAAGGAAAGCTGCAATCACCTTTGCAACGGCCGGAACTGCCGCCTTGCTGACGAACGAGGGTGTGAACCAGCACGCCAACGGAACGAGGACAGTTATGGCCCTCACTGAGATGATGGTTCTCTGCGGCTACTTCGGAAAGGAGGGCGTTATGTCCGGAGCGATACCAGGTGCTCACAACGGTATGGGTGCTGGACTCATGGGTGTTGAGCCAGAATCACTGCCAGGAAAGTTCCCGCTCCACGCTGAGGAGCACAGGAGGAGAATTGAGGAAGTGTGGGGCTTCAAGATTCCGGAGAAGCCTGGAATCACTTACGTTGAGATGATTGATGCAATCCTCGAGGGCAAGCTCAAGGCCCTCTACGTCATGGGAACTAACCCCGCTAAGGCCCTTCCGAACCTTAAGAAGGTCGAGGAGGCCTTTAAGAACATCGAGTTCCTCGTCGTCCAGGACATATTCCTCAGTGAGACCGCGAAGTACGCCGACATAGTCCTTCCAGCCGCTGCATGGTTCGAGAAAGATGGAACCGCCATAAGCTTCGAGAGGAGGGTCCAGAGGAGCTTTAAGGCTGCTGATGCACCAGGAGAGGCCAAGCCGGACTGGGAGATTATCGTAATGCTCGCGAAAGAACTCGGCCTTGGAGAGTACTTCAACTATTCCGACGTAGACGACATCCTGAGAGAGATAAACAGAACGATTCCACCCCTTGCTGGCGCAACACCCGAGAGGCTAAAGAAGAACCTCAAAGGCTGTATGGTGCCCTGCCCAGACGAAAACACTGAGGTTCCGAGACTCTTTGTCCAGGGCTTCCTCACGCCAAACGGAAAGGCCCAGCTCATACCTGTGGAGTATAAAGAACCTGGAGAAGTCCCCGATGAGGAGTATCCCTTCTGGCTCACTAACTACAGGCTCGTTGGCCACTTCCACACCGGAACCATGAGCCACAGGAGCAAGAGCCTGAGCAAGAGGTGGCCGGAGGAGTACATTGAGATCAACGAGAACGACGCGAAGAGGCTCGGCATAAAGGACGGCGACCTCGTGAGGGTCGAGACCAGGAGGACAGCGCTCGTCTTCAAGGCTAAGGTCACACCGCACATCAGGGAGGGCGTCGTTGCCGCGCCGTGGCACTGGGACTTCAACTACCTGACTACGGACGTCCTCGACGAATACGCCAAGATGCCCGAGCTGAAGACGGCCGCATGTAGGATCTCCAAGGTTGAGGGGTGAT
This genomic window from Thermococcus sp. LS1 contains:
- the fdhF gene encoding formate dehydrogenase subunit alpha — protein: MAEKLVPVVCPWCSVGCRFYIVNVNGYPKKIEFDYEHDTRNHGKLCPKGVSSFQYLRHPDRLKKPLKRVGERGEGKFVEISWEEAIREIAQRLKEIKEKYGPEALAFLGSERCSIEENYVLQKLARALGTNNIEYVCRMCQSTAVAGKGMVLGHPGLTNPFEDILKAKVIVLWGYNPAATNPVFFGQYIEKAILDNGAKLIVIDPRKTKTAKYADMHLQPYPGTDLAIALAMLNVIITQELYDKDFVAERAEGFEELAKTVEKYTPEWAEKVSGVPAELIRKAAITFATAGTAALLTNEGVNQHANGTRTVMALTEMMVLCGYFGKEGVMSGAIPGAHNGMGAGLMGVEPESLPGKFPLHAEEHRRRIEEVWGFKIPEKPGITYVEMIDAILEGKLKALYVMGTNPAKALPNLKKVEEAFKNIEFLVVQDIFLSETAKYADIVLPAAAWFEKDGTAISFERRVQRSFKAADAPGEAKPDWEIIVMLAKELGLGEYFNYSDVDDILREINRTIPPLAGATPERLKKNLKGCMVPCPDENTEVPRLFVQGFLTPNGKAQLIPVEYKEPGEVPDEEYPFWLTNYRLVGHFHTGTMSHRSKSLSKRWPEEYIEINENDAKRLGIKDGDLVRVETRRTALVFKAKVTPHIREGVVAAPWHWDFNYLTTDVLDEYAKMPELKTAACRISKVEG
- a CDS encoding TetR/AcrR family transcriptional regulator; this translates as MDTRERILKAAKELFAEKGYDKTTVDEIVERAGVAKGTFYNYFKSKEELIKIVALQSLPYSAIREELEKEYESLTEFLHSIAKAYIVYYCDPILRSLFFYTLAVRSKIKEVEEIHRTFCTEAISKGAKKISQLANVDEKTAMVVFKAFYGALFSRLVFAEYSCTPDVDYVSELIKLIEKSLKN